A genome region from Setaria italica strain Yugu1 chromosome III, Setaria_italica_v2.0, whole genome shotgun sequence includes the following:
- the LOC101776840 gene encoding uncharacterized protein LOC101776840 — protein sequence MAAAAAVESVVVVHNVAKRHNVGTLARSATAFGVAEVVVVGRRDVSAFGSHGATSHLRFRHFASLALARAYLKDERGCDICGVEITDDAQPVTAHPFRRSTAFLFGNEGTGLSQKECEICDFFVYIPQYGGGTASLNVTVAASIVFHHFAVWAGFPERGREGNKFIVADRPQGHSRGLYCTDSIEALIEERKMRKENACDILEENGSSHPQESNGLDLMFTE from the exons atggcggcggcggcggcagtggagaGCGTGGTGGTGGTCCACAACGTGGCGAAGCGGCACAACGTGGGGACGCTGGCGCGGAGCGCCACGGCGTTCGGCGTCGCGGAggtggtcgtcgtcggccgccgcgacgtcAGCGCCTTCGGCAGCCACGGCGCCACCTCGCACCTCCGCTTCCGCCACTTCGCCTCGCTCGCCCTCGCCCGCGCGTACCTCAAG GATGAGAGAGGGTGTGACATTTGCGGTGTGGAGATAACCGATGACGCGCAGCCGGTGACCGCTCACCCGTTCCGCCGGAGCACCGCGTTCCTATTCGGCAACGAG GGTACAGGACTCTCACAAAAAGAGTGTGAGATCTGTGACTTCTTTGTCTACATCCCTCAGTATGGTGGTGGAACAGCATCTCTGAATGTTACAGTTGCAGCTTCAATTGTTTTCCACCACTTTGCAG TCTGGGCTGGCTTTCCTGAACGAGGCAGAGAGGGCAACAAATTCATTGTAGCTGATAGACCTCAGGGGCACTCGAGGGGGCTTTACTGTACAGACTCGATTGAAGCACTGATTGAAGAGCGGAAAATGCGAAAAGAAAATGCATGTGATATACTTGAAGAAAATGGAAGCAGCCATCCTCAGGAATCAAATGGCCTAGATTTGATGTTTACAGAGTAG